A genomic window from Silene latifolia isolate original U9 population chromosome Y, ASM4854445v1, whole genome shotgun sequence includes:
- the LOC141627929 gene encoding NAD(P)H-quinone oxidoreductase subunit 2, chloroplastic-like: protein MLHKKEVRNPPFDSDSPTPVVAFLSVTSKVAASASATRIFDIPFYFSSNEWHLLLKILAILSMILGNLIAITQTSMKRMLAYSSIGQIGYVIIGIIVGDSNDGYASMITYMLFYISMNLGTFACIVLFGLRTGTDNIRDYAGLYTKDPFLALSLALCLLSLGGLPPLAGFFGKLYLFWCGWQAGLYLLVLIGLLTSVLSIYYYLKIIKLLMTGRNQEITPHVRNYRRSPLRSKNSIELSMIVCVIASTIPGISMNPIIAIAQDTLF from the exons ATGCTACATA AGAAAGAAGTGAGGAATCCTCCTTTCGACTCTGACTCTCCCACTCCAGTCGTTGCTTTTCTTTCTGTTACTTCGAAAGTAGCTGCTTCAGCTTCAGCCACTCGAATTTTCGATATTCCTTTTTATTTCTCATCAAACGAATGGCATCTTCTTCTCAAAATACTAGCTATTCTTAGCATGATATTGGGGAATCTGATTGCTATTACTCAAACAAGCATGAAACGTATGCTTGCATATTCGTCCATAGGTCAAATCGGATATGTAATTATTGGAATAATTGTTGGAGACTCAAATGATGGATATGCAAGCATGATAACTTATATGCTGTTCTATATCTCCATGAATCTAGGAACTTTTGCTTGCATTGTATTATTTGGTCTACGTACCGGAACTGATAACATTCGAGATTATGCAGGATTATACACGAAAGATCCTTTTTTGGCTCTCTCTTTAGCCCTATGTCTCTTATCCCTAGGCGGTCTTCCTCCACTAGCTGGTTTTTTCGGAAAACTCTATTTATTCTGGTGTGGGTGGCAGGCAGGCCTATATTTATTGGTTTTAATAGGACTCCTTACGAGCGTTCTTTCTATCTACTATTATCTAAAAATAATCAAGTTATTAATGACTGGACGAAACCAAGAAATAACCCCTCACGTGCGAAATTATAGAAGATCCCCTTTAAGATCAAAGAATTCCATCGAATTGAGTATGATTGTATGTGTGATAGCATCTACTATACCAGGAATATCAATGAACCCGATTATTGCAATTGCTCAGGATACCCTTTTTTAG